A window of the Gemmatirosa kalamazoonensis genome harbors these coding sequences:
- a CDS encoding MarR family winged helix-turn-helix transcriptional regulator, which yields MDDPRDDAESVRALNALRRLVRALRAAGRDARRKHAVTSAQLFVLRELGASPGMSLGELAQRVHTSQSTVSEVVGRLVDAGLVRRRTPAADGRRRELTLSARGRNIVDAAPPSTQERLIASFRELPAARREAIAAGLEAWVDAAGLADAPAPMFFERSSDRPRRRDG from the coding sequence ATGGACGACCCGCGTGACGACGCGGAGTCCGTCCGGGCGTTGAACGCGCTGCGTCGCCTCGTGCGCGCCCTGCGAGCCGCCGGGCGCGACGCGCGCCGCAAGCACGCCGTGACGTCGGCCCAGCTCTTCGTGCTCCGCGAGCTCGGCGCCTCGCCGGGCATGTCGCTCGGCGAGCTCGCCCAACGCGTCCATACCTCGCAGAGCACCGTCTCGGAGGTCGTCGGACGGCTCGTCGACGCGGGGCTGGTGCGGCGACGGACCCCCGCCGCCGACGGCCGTCGCCGCGAGCTGACCCTGAGCGCGCGCGGCCGCAACATCGTGGACGCGGCGCCGCCGTCCACTCAGGAGCGGCTCATCGCGTCGTTCCGCGAGCTCCCCGCGGCGCGGCGCGAGGCGATCGCCGCCGGACTCGAGGCGTGGGTCGACGCCGCGGGCCTCGCCGACGCCCCGGCCCCGATGTTCTTCGAGCGGAGCAGTGATCGGCCGCGCCGTCGCGATGGCTGA
- a CDS encoding chloride channel protein has translation MADPVQPASRHAAAPDGAIPVAPGLEPAVESSVTATLRTPAEYEPVDRRVVALAAVCVALGVAAAVLAQVLVGLIALVTNVAFHHRFSVTPASPAGHTLGGWVVLVPVLGALVVGVMARWGSAAIRGHGIPEVMEKVLFGESRIPARVLFLKPLSAAVAIGTGGPFGAEGPIIATGGALGSLLGQLVHVTADERKTLLAAGAAAGMSATFGSPVSAVLLAVELLLFEYRPRSLVPVALAAASAAAARIAFDGSAPMFPLSGVTSPGGEAMAFYVLLGALIGALAAGITRITYGIEDGFERFGHRFHVHFMWWPAIGAVVVGLVGLVEPRTLGVGYNNIVGAIDGQIVGRALIALVVLKFVSWSIYLGSGTSGGTLAPLFTVGGGLGAWLGAAVAAAAPSLGVDARVAGLVGMAAIFAGASHALLASIVFAFETTRQPLGLLPLLGGCSAAYLAALLLNRRSIMTEKLARRGAEVRTEYAADWLSQILVRDVIAGRADIVTLPASRTLAEVRAWLLTSTRDASHQGYPVVDDLGLLVGVLTRRDLLAPEADERQTIGALVKRPPAIVFTDSTLRDAADQMVIEAVGRLPVVERHAPRRVVGIVSRSDLLAAHAPRLQAARRRGTPAFRMPQRATAAAGPDR, from the coding sequence ATGGCTGATCCGGTTCAGCCCGCCTCCCGGCACGCCGCCGCCCCCGACGGCGCCATCCCCGTCGCACCCGGCCTCGAGCCGGCCGTCGAATCCTCCGTCACCGCCACGCTCCGCACCCCCGCGGAGTACGAGCCGGTGGACCGCCGCGTCGTGGCGCTCGCCGCGGTGTGCGTCGCGCTCGGCGTCGCGGCGGCGGTGCTCGCCCAGGTGCTGGTGGGGCTCATCGCGCTCGTCACGAACGTCGCGTTCCACCACCGCTTCAGCGTCACGCCCGCCTCCCCCGCCGGCCACACACTCGGCGGCTGGGTCGTCCTCGTGCCCGTGCTCGGCGCGCTCGTCGTCGGCGTCATGGCACGATGGGGCTCGGCGGCCATCCGCGGCCACGGCATCCCCGAGGTCATGGAGAAGGTGCTGTTCGGCGAGAGCCGCATCCCGGCGCGCGTGCTGTTCCTGAAGCCGCTCAGCGCCGCGGTGGCGATCGGCACCGGCGGCCCGTTCGGCGCCGAGGGGCCGATCATCGCGACCGGAGGCGCGTTGGGCTCGCTCCTCGGACAGCTCGTGCACGTCACCGCCGACGAGCGCAAGACGCTCCTCGCCGCCGGCGCGGCGGCGGGCATGTCGGCCACGTTCGGGTCGCCGGTCAGCGCGGTGCTCCTCGCCGTGGAGCTGCTGCTGTTCGAGTACCGTCCGCGCTCGCTCGTGCCGGTGGCGCTCGCCGCCGCGTCGGCCGCCGCCGCGCGCATCGCGTTCGACGGCTCGGCGCCGATGTTCCCTCTCTCCGGCGTCACGTCGCCGGGCGGCGAGGCGATGGCGTTCTACGTCCTGCTCGGCGCGCTGATCGGCGCGCTCGCCGCCGGCATCACGCGCATCACCTACGGCATCGAGGACGGCTTCGAGCGGTTCGGGCACCGATTCCACGTGCACTTCATGTGGTGGCCGGCGATCGGCGCCGTCGTCGTCGGCCTCGTGGGGCTCGTCGAGCCGCGAACGCTCGGCGTCGGCTACAACAACATCGTCGGGGCGATCGACGGGCAGATCGTGGGTCGGGCGCTCATCGCGCTCGTCGTGCTGAAGTTCGTGTCGTGGTCGATCTATCTCGGCAGCGGCACGTCGGGCGGCACGCTCGCGCCGCTGTTCACCGTCGGCGGCGGGCTGGGCGCGTGGCTCGGCGCGGCGGTCGCCGCGGCGGCGCCGTCGCTCGGCGTCGACGCCCGGGTCGCGGGGCTCGTCGGCATGGCCGCGATCTTCGCCGGCGCGTCGCACGCGCTGCTCGCGTCGATCGTGTTCGCGTTCGAGACGACCCGCCAGCCGTTAGGCCTGCTCCCGCTGCTCGGCGGCTGCTCGGCCGCGTACCTCGCGGCGCTGCTGCTGAACCGTCGGTCGATCATGACCGAGAAGCTCGCGCGCCGCGGCGCGGAGGTGCGCACGGAATACGCGGCGGACTGGCTGAGCCAGATCCTCGTCCGCGACGTCATCGCCGGACGCGCCGACATCGTCACGCTGCCGGCGAGCCGCACGCTCGCCGAGGTGCGGGCGTGGCTGCTCACCAGCACGCGCGACGCATCGCACCAGGGCTACCCGGTGGTGGACGATCTCGGGCTGCTCGTCGGCGTGCTCACGCGGCGCGACCTGCTCGCCCCCGAGGCCGACGAACGGCAGACGATCGGGGCGCTCGTGAAGCGGCCGCCGGCGATCGTGTTCACCGACAGCACGCTCCGCGACGCGGCGGACCAGATGGTGATCGAGGCGGTCGGCCGGCTCCCGGTGGTGGAGCGCCACGCGCCGCGCCGCGTGGTGGGGATCGTCTCGCGGAGCGACCTGCTCGCCGCGCACGCGCCGCGGCTGCAGGCCGCGCGCCGCCGCGGCACGCCAGCGTTCCGCATGCCGCAGCGCGCGACGGCGGCGGCCGGGCCGGATCGTTAG
- a CDS encoding ion transporter has product MTGDTTAHPAETAERWHALGELEAWLEKPMVVLSFAWLALFVVEFTRGLSPFLQAVGTTIWALFVVDFVLRFWLAPHKVAYLRANWLTALSLLVPAVRVLRAFRAVRALRGLRALRGLRLVKVVGTLNRGVRALGRSFARRGMGYVVALTGLVALAGAAGMYAFERDAPGTELTSYGSALWWTAMMLTSVGSDYFPRTGEGRALCLLLALFGFAVFGYVTAALATFFVGRDAHDPDAEVAGQASIDALRTEIVALRAEVRALRDDVRPPNGAA; this is encoded by the coding sequence GTGACGGGCGACACCACGGCGCACCCCGCCGAGACCGCGGAGCGGTGGCACGCGCTGGGCGAGCTGGAGGCGTGGCTCGAGAAGCCGATGGTGGTGCTCAGCTTCGCGTGGCTCGCGCTGTTCGTCGTCGAGTTCACGCGCGGCCTGTCGCCGTTCCTGCAGGCGGTGGGCACCACGATCTGGGCGCTGTTCGTGGTCGACTTCGTGCTCCGGTTCTGGCTCGCCCCGCACAAGGTCGCGTACCTGCGGGCCAACTGGCTGACCGCGCTCTCCCTGCTCGTGCCCGCGGTGCGCGTGCTGCGCGCGTTCCGCGCCGTGCGGGCGCTCCGCGGGCTGCGGGCGCTGCGCGGCCTGCGGCTGGTGAAGGTGGTCGGCACGCTGAACCGCGGCGTGCGCGCGCTCGGCCGCAGCTTCGCGCGGCGCGGCATGGGCTACGTGGTGGCGCTCACCGGGCTCGTGGCGCTCGCCGGCGCGGCGGGCATGTACGCGTTCGAGCGCGACGCGCCGGGCACGGAGCTGACCAGCTACGGCAGCGCGCTGTGGTGGACGGCGATGATGCTCACCTCCGTGGGAAGCGACTACTTCCCGCGCACGGGCGAGGGACGCGCGCTCTGTCTGCTGCTGGCGCTGTTCGGCTTCGCGGTGTTCGGCTACGTGACGGCGGCGCTCGCGACGTTCTTCGTCGGGCGCGACGCGCACGACCCCGACGCCGAGGTGGCCGGCCAGGCGTCGATCGACGCGCTGCGGACGGAGATCGTCGCGCTGCGCGCCGAGGTGCGCGCGCTGCGCGACGACGTGCGCCCGCCTAACGGCGCGGCCTAA
- a CDS encoding GntR family transcriptional regulator, producing MPRIGRDGVADALRDRIVSGLHVGRLRGGQRLPSTRALAAEFGVNERVVLAALRTLADEGFVELRPRSGAYVVPPHPAGGGGLPDLAGWLVAMLVQARARGLAPREVSEYVRRALETRRVRAACIECNRDQLHLLCSELAEDHGFVSESVEVDDLRGAETPLAARRADVLVTTLYHATEVQAVADRLGKPWIAVSLRPDVMDDVARGMREGPVYYVATDPRFEAKLRRMLGPLGPAERVHVLVVDRDDLSTIPDDAPTFVMTSARERVAALLGGRSGPGRPIQPHRFLSDDAARALLTFLVRANMAALAGAHA from the coding sequence ATGCCGCGCATCGGACGCGACGGGGTGGCGGACGCGCTGCGGGATCGGATCGTGAGCGGGCTCCACGTCGGCCGGCTCCGCGGGGGGCAGCGGCTGCCGAGCACGCGCGCGCTCGCCGCGGAGTTCGGCGTGAACGAGCGGGTGGTGCTCGCCGCGCTGCGGACGCTCGCCGACGAGGGGTTCGTCGAGCTGCGGCCACGCTCCGGCGCCTACGTCGTCCCGCCGCATCCGGCGGGCGGCGGCGGCCTGCCGGACCTCGCGGGGTGGCTCGTCGCGATGCTCGTCCAGGCGCGCGCGCGGGGGCTCGCGCCGCGCGAGGTCTCGGAGTACGTGCGGCGCGCGCTGGAGACGCGCCGCGTGCGCGCGGCGTGCATCGAGTGCAACCGCGACCAGCTCCACCTGCTGTGCTCCGAGCTCGCCGAGGACCACGGCTTCGTCTCCGAGAGCGTGGAGGTCGACGACCTGCGCGGGGCCGAGACGCCGCTCGCCGCGCGCCGCGCCGACGTGCTCGTGACGACGCTCTATCACGCCACCGAGGTGCAGGCGGTCGCCGACCGGCTCGGCAAGCCGTGGATCGCCGTCTCGCTGCGCCCGGACGTCATGGATGACGTCGCGCGCGGGATGCGCGAGGGGCCGGTGTACTACGTCGCCACCGACCCGCGCTTCGAGGCGAAGCTGCGCCGCATGCTCGGACCGTTAGGCCCGGCGGAGCGCGTGCACGTGCTCGTCGTCGACCGCGACGATCTGTCGACGATCCCCGACGACGCGCCGACGTTCGTGATGACGAGCGCGCGCGAGCGCGTCGCGGCGCTGCTCGGCGGGCGCTCCGGTCCCGGGCGGCCGATCCAGCCGCACCGCTTCCTGTCGGACGACGCGGCCCGCGCGCTGCTCACGTTCCTCGTGCGCGCGAACATGGCCGCGCTCGCGGGAGCGCACGCGTGA
- a CDS encoding SMP-30/gluconolactonase/LRE family protein, with protein sequence MSAHRLLSLGAALGAVASSGCRAPATLTPSAPDVVSVANAGLQGPENLVYDSAADVFLVSNVAGDGGTRDGNGFISRVAPDGRVLDLKWIAGGVRGATLDAPKGLAIRGDTLAVADLGGVHEFDRRTGAPLRTVALPGWMMNDVLFAPDGSMWVTDTGPDRTTTPPDTTRDVDAVWRVAPDGRVVAIARGLALGRPDGITRDGGGVLVTTFGANRLEHVGGAVPSRWDTARTLPAGRDDGLRRLPDGSLLVTSWDAKAVWRVALDGSVTPLLTGVTSPAGVALDTRRHRLAVTSMQGNALYLLPIR encoded by the coding sequence ATGAGCGCACATCGGCTTCTGTCGTTAGGCGCCGCGCTCGGCGCCGTCGCGTCGAGCGGCTGTCGCGCCCCGGCCACGCTCACGCCCAGCGCGCCCGACGTGGTGTCGGTGGCGAACGCCGGCCTCCAGGGGCCGGAGAACCTCGTGTACGACTCCGCCGCCGACGTGTTCCTCGTGAGCAACGTCGCGGGCGACGGCGGCACGCGCGATGGCAACGGCTTCATCAGCCGAGTCGCGCCGGACGGGCGCGTGCTGGATCTGAAGTGGATTGCCGGCGGCGTGCGCGGCGCGACGCTCGACGCGCCGAAGGGGCTCGCGATCCGCGGCGACACGCTCGCCGTCGCGGACCTCGGCGGCGTGCACGAGTTCGACCGCCGCACCGGTGCGCCGCTGCGCACGGTGGCGCTGCCGGGATGGATGATGAACGACGTGCTGTTCGCGCCCGACGGCTCGATGTGGGTGACCGACACGGGCCCCGACCGCACGACGACGCCGCCCGACACGACGCGCGACGTGGACGCGGTGTGGCGCGTGGCGCCGGACGGCCGCGTCGTCGCGATCGCGCGGGGGCTCGCGCTCGGCCGCCCGGACGGCATCACGCGCGACGGCGGCGGGGTGCTCGTCACGACGTTCGGCGCGAACCGGCTTGAGCACGTCGGCGGCGCGGTGCCGTCGCGATGGGACACGGCGCGCACGCTGCCGGCCGGGCGCGACGACGGGCTGCGTCGGCTCCCCGACGGCTCGCTGCTCGTGACGAGCTGGGATGCGAAGGCCGTGTGGCGCGTCGCGCTCGACGGCTCGGTGACGCCGCTGCTCACCGGCGTCACGTCGCCCGCCGGCGTCGCGCTCGACACGCGCCGCCACCGGCTCGCCGTCACCTCGATGCAGGGGAACGCGCTCTACCTGCTCCCCATCCGTTAG
- a CDS encoding PQQ-dependent dehydrogenase, methanol/ethanol family codes for MLALHAGALALGACGTRDAAGRTPDSARVTAASSGDVALPAIAARGAAWLPPGAGDGDWLMPSRDYGGTRYSPLAEVTTANASQLQLAWTFDDGESHYGHEMTPLVANNTMYIVSPFPNRAYALDLTKPGAPVKWTFEPNPSPIAIGKACCDAVNRGAALYDGKLIYNLLDDHTVAVDAATGKELWRTKLANVEDGTTMTMAPLVADGRVYVGNSGGEMGVAGWLAALDASTGKELWRAYSVGPDSMVRIGAEFAPFYPWLRGKDLGATSWPAGAWKHGAGAVWGWVSYDPETKWIYYGTSNTGPWNADQRPGLNLWTSGVFARNADDGMARWAYVFTPHNEWDYDGVNENVLVDLPIQGETRKVMVQFNRNGFAYTIDRRTGQVLVAAPFGHENWSTGVDLTTGMPNVVPEKHTVPPGRWVRDICPADIGVKDFEPSAFSPRTGWFYVTVQNICMDYKGREVGYIAGTPYWGAQMTRHVGPGGNYGEFVAFDAATGKKMWGIPEPFLTYSGALVTAGDVAFYGTVDGWFRAVDARTGKVLWSRKLGSGIISAPMTYRAPDGHQYVAVAAGVGGGAMTTQSQPGFPARGSTYYVFTLGANIPATATPAPGDQSGAPKKQGGKP; via the coding sequence ATGCTCGCCCTGCATGCCGGCGCACTCGCGTTAGGCGCTTGCGGCACGCGCGACGCCGCCGGCCGCACCCCCGACTCGGCGCGCGTCACCGCCGCGTCGAGCGGCGACGTGGCGCTCCCGGCGATCGCGGCGCGCGGCGCGGCCTGGCTGCCGCCCGGCGCGGGCGACGGCGACTGGCTGATGCCGTCGCGCGACTACGGCGGCACGCGCTACTCGCCGCTCGCCGAGGTCACCACGGCGAACGCGAGCCAGCTGCAGCTCGCGTGGACGTTCGACGACGGCGAGTCGCACTACGGCCACGAGATGACGCCGCTCGTGGCGAACAACACGATGTACATCGTCTCGCCGTTCCCGAACCGCGCGTACGCGCTCGACCTCACGAAGCCCGGCGCGCCGGTGAAGTGGACGTTCGAGCCGAACCCGAGCCCCATCGCGATCGGCAAGGCGTGCTGCGACGCGGTGAACCGCGGCGCCGCGCTCTACGACGGGAAGCTGATCTACAACCTGCTCGACGATCACACCGTCGCCGTCGACGCCGCCACCGGCAAGGAGCTGTGGCGCACGAAGCTCGCGAACGTGGAGGACGGCACGACGATGACCATGGCGCCGCTCGTCGCCGACGGCAGAGTCTACGTGGGCAACTCGGGCGGCGAGATGGGCGTCGCCGGCTGGCTCGCCGCGCTCGACGCGAGCACCGGCAAGGAGCTGTGGCGCGCGTACTCCGTCGGCCCCGACTCCATGGTGCGCATCGGCGCCGAGTTCGCGCCGTTCTACCCGTGGCTCAGGGGCAAGGATCTCGGCGCCACCTCGTGGCCCGCCGGCGCGTGGAAGCACGGCGCGGGCGCGGTGTGGGGGTGGGTGAGCTACGATCCCGAGACGAAGTGGATCTACTACGGCACGAGCAACACCGGGCCGTGGAACGCCGACCAGCGCCCGGGGCTCAACCTGTGGACGAGCGGCGTGTTCGCGCGGAACGCCGACGACGGCATGGCGCGCTGGGCGTACGTGTTCACGCCGCACAACGAGTGGGACTACGACGGCGTGAACGAGAACGTGCTCGTCGACCTGCCGATCCAGGGCGAGACGCGCAAGGTGATGGTGCAGTTCAACCGCAACGGCTTCGCGTACACGATCGACCGCCGCACGGGCCAGGTGCTCGTCGCCGCGCCGTTCGGGCACGAGAACTGGTCGACCGGCGTCGACCTGACGACCGGGATGCCTAACGTGGTCCCCGAGAAGCACACGGTGCCGCCGGGCCGCTGGGTGCGCGACATCTGCCCGGCCGACATCGGCGTGAAGGACTTCGAGCCGTCGGCGTTCTCGCCGCGCACGGGGTGGTTCTACGTCACCGTGCAGAACATCTGCATGGACTACAAGGGACGCGAGGTGGGCTACATTGCCGGCACGCCGTACTGGGGCGCGCAGATGACGCGGCACGTCGGGCCCGGCGGCAACTACGGCGAGTTCGTCGCGTTCGACGCCGCGACGGGCAAGAAGATGTGGGGGATTCCCGAGCCGTTCCTCACGTACAGCGGCGCGCTCGTCACCGCCGGCGACGTCGCGTTCTACGGCACGGTGGACGGCTGGTTCCGCGCCGTGGACGCGCGCACGGGCAAGGTGCTGTGGTCGCGCAAGCTCGGCTCGGGGATCATCAGCGCGCCGATGACGTACCGCGCGCCGGACGGCCACCAGTACGTCGCGGTGGCCGCGGGCGTCGGCGGCGGCGCGATGACGACGCAGAGCCAGCCCGGGTTCCCGGCGCGCGGCAGCACGTACTACGTCTTCACGTTGGGCGCCAACATCCCCGCGACGGCGACGCCGGCGCCGGGCGACCAGTCGGGCGCCCCCAAGAAGCAGGGAGGGAAGCCATGA
- a CDS encoding c-type cytochrome, translating into MTRASIALAACLTLLGACRRDTQDVRGGEVGDRTLPQRQPLPLHAADTTGLPDEGVLARVAIGDLAGVGNNTLDATVTNPYASDAAAVAQGRDTFVGMNCAGCHGYDLKGGMGPDLTDTYWRYGGSPADIYKSIFEGRPQGMPAWGRSVPPAQIWKLVAYIQSKGGAYPGRLADRGRQGDLGDEDTTSFSTLKGRNNAH; encoded by the coding sequence ATGACACGCGCCAGCATCGCCCTCGCGGCGTGCCTAACGCTGTTGGGCGCCTGTCGTCGCGACACGCAGGACGTGCGCGGCGGCGAGGTCGGCGACCGCACCCTCCCGCAGCGGCAGCCGCTGCCGCTGCACGCCGCCGACACCACCGGCCTCCCCGACGAGGGGGTGCTCGCGCGCGTCGCCATCGGCGACCTGGCGGGCGTCGGCAACAACACGCTCGACGCGACGGTGACGAACCCGTACGCGAGCGACGCCGCCGCCGTCGCGCAGGGGCGCGACACGTTCGTGGGGATGAACTGCGCCGGGTGCCACGGCTACGACCTGAAGGGCGGCATGGGCCCCGACCTCACCGACACGTACTGGCGCTACGGCGGCTCGCCGGCGGACATCTACAAGTCGATCTTCGAGGGGCGCCCGCAGGGGATGCCGGCGTGGGGACGCTCCGTCCCGCCGGCGCAGATCTGGAAGCTCGTCGCCTACATCCAGTCGAAGGGCGGCGCCTACCCCGGCCGCCTCGCCGACCGTGGCCGCCAGGGCGACCTCGGCGACGAGGACACGACGTCGTTCTCGACGCTGAAGGGGCGGAACAATGCGCACTGA
- the coxB gene encoding cytochrome c oxidase subunit II: MRTDARHGPASRVARSSSRRSGLHVRVCGGLKKDFEGLKKDDNKELAVGPSSVPFQSFFSPTKPRTWSHGIARLTALLTLAACNGTTSYLDATGSAGRSEATLGRWLTATACAVVLLVCVAIVAGMARRRGERDEGTGRREVKSGLGWIYVGTAVTVAVLLVAYAGTMATLAAASRPPYTPPLVMDVIAHQWWWEIRYSDPARPELGFTTANEVHLPVGVPVRVRLHSADVIHSFWLPQIAGKTDVIPGQTNETWVEAERPGTSRGMCGEYCGLQHAEMALAVTAEPRVAFDRWAQARRAEAAVPNDGVASAGAHVFARSCGVCHAVAGTMALGRVGPDLTHIASRPTIGAGALENTPANLARWIHDAPSVKEGVRMPAMPLDAAELRAVVAYLETLR; encoded by the coding sequence ATGCGCACTGACGCGCGCCACGGCCCGGCGAGTCGCGTGGCGCGATCGAGCTCGCGCCGGTCGGGACTCCACGTACGAGTTTGCGGAGGACTGAAGAAGGACTTCGAAGGACTGAAGAAGGACGACAACAAAGAACTTGCAGTTGGTCCTTCTTCAGTCCCTTTTCAGTCCTTCTTCAGTCCCACGAAACCTCGTACGTGGAGTCATGGAATCGCGCGCCTGACGGCCCTGCTCACCCTCGCCGCCTGTAACGGCACCACGTCGTACCTCGACGCGACCGGCTCGGCGGGACGGAGCGAGGCCACGCTCGGCCGGTGGCTCACGGCCACGGCGTGCGCGGTGGTGCTCCTCGTGTGCGTCGCGATCGTTGCCGGCATGGCGCGCCGGCGCGGCGAGCGCGACGAGGGCACCGGACGCCGCGAGGTGAAGTCGGGGCTCGGCTGGATCTACGTCGGTACCGCGGTCACGGTCGCCGTGCTGCTCGTCGCCTACGCCGGCACGATGGCGACGCTCGCCGCCGCGAGCCGCCCGCCGTACACCCCGCCGCTCGTGATGGACGTCATCGCGCACCAGTGGTGGTGGGAGATCCGCTACTCCGATCCGGCGCGCCCGGAGCTCGGCTTCACGACAGCGAACGAGGTGCATCTTCCCGTCGGCGTGCCGGTGCGCGTGCGCCTGCACTCGGCCGACGTGATCCACTCGTTCTGGCTGCCGCAGATCGCCGGCAAGACCGACGTCATCCCGGGGCAGACGAACGAGACGTGGGTGGAGGCCGAGCGTCCCGGCACGTCGCGCGGCATGTGCGGCGAGTACTGCGGCCTGCAGCACGCCGAGATGGCGCTCGCCGTCACCGCCGAGCCGCGGGTGGCGTTCGACCGGTGGGCGCAGGCGCGGCGCGCGGAGGCCGCCGTGCCTAACGACGGCGTGGCTTCCGCCGGCGCGCACGTGTTCGCGCGCTCGTGCGGCGTCTGCCACGCGGTGGCGGGCACGATGGCGTTAGGCAGGGTCGGCCCCGACCTCACCCATATCGCGTCGCGCCCGACGATCGGCGCCGGCGCGCTGGAGAACACGCCGGCCAACCTCGCGCGCTGGATCCACGACGCGCCGAGCGTGAAGGAGGGCGTGCGCATGCCCGCGATGCCGCTCGACGCGGCCGAGCTGCGCGCCGTGGTCGCCTACCTGGAGACGCTGCGATGA